The Comamonas testosteroni genome contains the following window.
TAGGCAATGAAATAGCGCCGGCCAGCCTGCTTCTTGGTGCCACGGTGCACGCGCAGATAGCCCTTGGCGTTCATATTGGCCTTGTAGCCCTGCTCGCCAAACGCCTGGAAGTAGCTGATCAGTTGCACCAGAAACGGCCCGCGCAGGTTGCCCTTGCCGTCATCGCTGCCGGGGTAAGGGCCACCTCTGGCCTCATCGGGTATCGCCGTCTGATAACCAGCAGGCAGGATGCCCGCACGCTTCAGTGCCACCTCACTGCGTTTGTCGCGCCGGCGGCCGCCCCAGGTCTGGGCATCCAGAATCTTTTGCGGATCGATCCCCTTTCCGCCCATATAGGTCGGCTCGATCGTCACGCTCAGCCTGGCGGCCGTGGCCATGCGCACAAACGGGCTGCGCAGGATGTAATCCGTAGGCCGGTCGAACACCGCACGCATCTCGTCCTGCATGGCACGGCGGATCTCGAAGCCCGTATCGTTCAGCGCCTTGGCATAGGCCTTGGCCGCCTGCGGGCCCGCCAGCCCGTGGATCTGCCGCAGCAGCTCCGCCTGGTTCAGCACTCGCGCGCTCAGCTGGATATGCATATCAGCCCTCCTCCACCGACGCCGGCACACGCGCTGCCGCCGTGGCCAGCAGCTGGTTCAAGGCAGATATCAGCTCGTTGTAGCGGTACTGCAGCCGCTTGATCTCGTTGCGGCTCACCATGGCCTTGCCGCCACGAAAGGCGTCTGCCGCGGCGGATGTGAACTCGCCCACCTCCTGCTGCAGGGCCACAAACGCCTCCACCGGGTCGCCCTCTGCCTGGTCGGGCAGCGCGGGCACGCAGGTGTAGCCCAGGGCCGCTGCCATGGCGCGCAAGATAGCCGGGTTGCCCGCCATCACCTGCAGCGCCACAGACTCGCGCAGCGTCAGGTGGTGCGTCGTGTTGTTCGGGTTCAGCTTGTTCTGCAGCGTATTGGCGCTCACACCCATGCGCTCGGCCAGCACTCGCACACCGCCGGGATGTTTGTGCGCAATGAGATAGGCCGCATCCGCAACATCGACTGGTATTGGCATGTCGGCCTGAGCATCCAATTCGCCATTGTTTGTGTAGGGAGGAAAAGAGACACTGCTTCTCATGACCACACCTCACTTCTCAGGCGAATCGCTGACGGCCGCTGCACAGACAGCCAAGCAGACTCCCATCGTCCCCACACCCGAGTGGGCCCACGCCATGGAGCTGCTGCTGCAGCAAATCGTCTTTGTCCTAGACGTCGAAGGCCGCGACAGCTTCACCACCCGCAAAGTCGCCCGCTGGAACAACCAGTGCATCCACGAAATGCTGCGCACCGGCAGCGTGCCCCTGCCCGTCATCGAAGAGCTGCAGCGCGTGGCGGTGCGGGTGCTGACGTGAGGCTTCAGGCCCGAAATAGAGCCCACCCCCTCTTTGAATACGATCGAACTCTCAACACCATTACCCATGTGAACCATGGGCAATAAACCTTTGAATGAAGACATTCACTACCTCAACGGCCAGATTGATGCGTTGACGGCACTGGTGCTTGCAATTGCAAACTGCACTGTGGACAAGGACGACTTCCGCACGGAAGGTCTTGAGAGGCTGCAATCTGTTGAGACGGCATTGCTTCATCAGGCGGTCCCTGAAAGCCGACTGATCGCGATAGATCACATGAAGCAATGGCTGGAGAGCGTGACAAGCTGAGGCGGTAACGCAAAGACGCCGCCGCGCGCTCCTGCAATGGATCAAGCCAAGCCATAAGAACCTCCTGGCACAAAGGTGCCCGCCCCACACTTGGTTACGATGGCGGCGACCAAACCTTTACCAACTGCACCAAGGAAGACGGACATGACCAAGGAAAAAATGATGAGCGGCGCCGAGTTCAAGGCCCACTTCAAAGATCTGGTGGATTCGCTCAAGGACGACGACCTGGTGTACTTCGGCTCGGCCGACCTGAGCATGTATCGCGTCAAAGAGCGCGGCCCACTCCAAGGACCGCGCATGGTGCAGATCGAGTTCAACGAAACATACGAAGTCACGACAGTTCCCGACTGAGCCGATCTCGCAACTCGTTCACCAGCTTTTCAACTTCACCCGCAACCCGCAGGTCTTGCATGGCGGCGTACGACGCATCGCGTGCTCCCATGCAGGTGCTGGTGATTCGCACTAGTCCGCCCGGCAGCAAATCCAGGGCCACTTGCGCGATTGGCAAGGCTTTGCTGGGCGACTGGACACCGCACCTGCCCAGATAAGCCGCAGCGGTATCCACCAAACCATGAGCGCTTTCCACCGGCAGCCGTATGCGCAGCACCTCAGCGTCACACGCAAACGAGAAGCAGATCCAGCCGTCGCTTACCGGCGTCGTGCCACGCCACAGCACAGGCTGATAACGATCAAGATGAGACGCGGGCTTAGTCATGAGATTCCCGCTCCACCACTTCAGGCACTTGCCGTGGTTGCGCCTGCTTCACGCAGATTTCCGGCGGCGCGAAGTAATCCGGCCAGAAGCGATGCAACGCACCAGCCTTCACCAGCACAGTCGACATGAACATGCTCAACGAGAAAATGATCCATAAAAGACGTTCACCAGAGTTCACAGACACCTACCTTCGTTTGTTGAGCGGCCAAGCCCCTGCCCCAGAAGACTGGGAAGCGGCAGCCGAATTGATAGAAGCAGGAATGGCCACAGGCCACGTGCATCGCAGCAGCCAGACTGCTGCCAATGAAATTGACGCGCTCGTTGCATTCGCGCCCACATTGCAGGGGCGCCTGTATGCACAGCAACTGCTTGAAACCATGTAGGCAATCGATCGCTGAGCGGCAAGCTTGCGACCACGTCGTGTTGTGCATTCAGTCATGCGCAGACTCCGGCACTGAAATCAGGCTGCTTCCAGCCAGAAGGTCTTGAGCAAGGAAGTGGTCAAGCAGCGGCTGAATAGTGTTCACGCGCGGGTCCTTGCGCCCGCCATAGAAGAACTTGCGGATGAAGCTGACCTTCACGCCCGTCTCAATAGCAAGTTGGTCAAACCCACTCGTACCGACTTCGGTCAGCTTCTGATGGAGATATTCAGTGATTGGCACGTTCATCAATAAACCTATAAACCGATTTCGGTACAAGTATGACATACCGATATCGGTACATCAAGATCGAACAATGTTTGATATGGATAAAGCAGCCAATCAGACACTCGCCGACAACGTAGCCATGCTCATCAAAGGCAAGGCAATTGGGCGTCTACGTGATGAGATGAAGACCGCTGGCTACGCCATCGGTCAGGGCACGCTTGCCAGGATCATTGCTGGCGACACCGGCGTGAGAATGGAGTCAATTCAGAAATTTGCAGACTTCTTCGGGATCAGCACGGGCACTCTCCTTCATGAATCGATAGAAGATGGCGAGAACGACTTTGTACCGGTCTCTAAGCTGAGCGTTCAGGTCGGTGCAGGCAACGGGCGTCATGTGGGTGTAGTCGCCAGTTTGGGGTTACTCCAGTTTCGTAGGGATTTTCTGAAGTCTGCAGGTGTAAGCCCTATCAATGCGGCGGTTGTCACCGTCAAGGGTGTAAGCATGGAACCCACCATCCGCGATGGCTCTATCTTGCTGCTTAACAAAGCAGACCGCGAACCACGCGCAGGCCAGATCTACGCTTTCTCGTGGGATGGTGAGATGCTTGTGAAGCGTTTTCAAACTATCGGAGGCGTGTGGCGGGCGGTATCAGACAACGCGGACAAGAGCGAATACCCAGACATCATCATTGATGGCAAAGCCGAAACACTCATACAAGGGCGGGCCATCTGGGTAGGCTCAAAGCTGTAGCTACAACGATTTCTCATCTGGGGCCTTATGGCCCTTTTTTGTTGTCTTTGTACCGAACTCTAAGCTGGTACACAAAAAAATATCACCAATGTACCGAATTCGGTATTGCTCTTTTATACCGATATCGGTACATTCAGCTCGTCGCAGCAGTGTGACGGGCACCACGGCATCGACCGGGTCACGCCCGGTCTTTAAAAAGAGAGTGGATGGGAAAGGGTCAGGCCGGTGGATCTGCTTCAAAAAGCTTTGCCAACTCTGGTGGCAAGCCAATAGAGACAGACATGGACGCTTCATGATCCTTCTCAGGCATACCGAGAAAATCAGGGTGGTCTTCATCGTGCAAGAGCTGACCGACCAACGTTGGAGAAACACCCAACCCGATCAAATAGCCTGCCGGATCAGCACGCCAGGCGTCCCAGTCAAACACGAAGTTGAACAGCTCATGCTGGCGGTCGAGAAACGGCTGAAGGCGACTCAGCTCTTCAGGCGTGTAGAAGGCTTCGGGGTCTTGGTCTAGCTTTGTGCCATTGCATCTGCGGCAAAGTGACACAAGATTGCCAGGTACCAGATGCCCGCCATGCGCCATTGGCACATGGTGGTCGATACAAAGAACCTTCAGTCCTCTAGTGCCTTGCACGTATGTTTCGGGTTGGCCGCATTTAAAACAACGCGTACCGAACAAGGCAAAGAATTTTTCCCTGTAAATAGCCTCCACAGCAGGGATTGCAAAACGACTGAGTAACTGACGCCGCTCTTTCTGGCGCTGATCCGGATACAGCTCAACCGAGGCCTTGCCTCCCATATGGGATCCCTCCTGTAAGAAGTCTGTGATGTCGGAATCCAGATGTTATTACAGCGAGCGGATCCCGCCCTTTTCCATCCACTCTTGCACCGCCTGCCCATGTTGTTCGCTCCACCCATGCGGAGCGTCCCCGGGCAACATCGCATCAGCGGGCACGGCCGCTGCTCTGCGCGGCATCCCTGCCGTAACCAGCCGTCAAAGCACGTACACGGTCAAAAGGGTGAGGCGAAGGCGGCCAAGAGCAAGAACGGTCATGCCGGTTGGAATCCCGGTACCGCCCGCCCCATGCGCGACGAGGCAAACCAAAGCGCCTTGCACCAGGGCGCTGCGGTTTAGGTCAGATTGCTTCATGTGCTAAAACCCCCTGTAGATCAGGGAGGAAACACATGAAGACACGCCAGCAAGTACTGGCTGCAGCTGCCTTGGCATTCGCCGCAATCACCCCCGCTTTGGCCCAGGTGAAGTGCTCGATGCCAAATCAGAAAGTCATTACGCTACAGACGGCTAGCAGATGCCCGCCAGATGCCTTGAAAGCAGAAACGCTAGATGGTCGGGACATCACACCGCCAGCCAGCCAGCCAGCGACCATCACCACCTCGAACAAGCGTTCCACAGAAGGCCGAGACACCCAAGCCAATCGAGAACCATATCGTCAGGCCGAGGAAAGAAGAGTACGTCGAGCCGTTTGATGCCGCTCGCAGAATCTGCTCTGTCGTCACCGATTCAAAGTCGGCCTGTGCAGCATTGATCAGGAACAGCGACAAGGCAAATGGCCTAGCATTCGAGTGATAACAGACGGCACAGCCGGCGAACTACGCCAGCTGTGCCAAATGCTTGCCAAATCTGCTCAGGACATAAGCAAAGGCAGCATGCGTGATCGCTCCTGGTCAATAAAAGTCTTCTCCCGTCACGAC
Protein-coding sequences here:
- a CDS encoding phage regulatory CII family protein, whose translation is MPIPVDVADAAYLIAHKHPGGVRVLAERMGVSANTLQNKLNPNNTTHHLTLRESVALQVMAGNPAILRAMAAALGYTCVPALPDQAEGDPVEAFVALQQEVGEFTSAAADAFRGGKAMVSRNEIKRLQYRYNELISALNQLLATAAARVPASVEEG
- a CDS encoding S24 family peptidase; the protein is MFDMDKAANQTLADNVAMLIKGKAIGRLRDEMKTAGYAIGQGTLARIIAGDTGVRMESIQKFADFFGISTGTLLHESIEDGENDFVPVSKLSVQVGAGNGRHVGVVASLGLLQFRRDFLKSAGVSPINAAVVTVKGVSMEPTIRDGSILLLNKADREPRAGQIYAFSWDGEMLVKRFQTIGGVWRAVSDNADKSEYPDIIIDGKAETLIQGRAIWVGSKL
- a CDS encoding HNH endonuclease, with protein sequence MGGKASVELYPDQRQKERRQLLSRFAIPAVEAIYREKFFALFGTRCFKCGQPETYVQGTRGLKVLCIDHHVPMAHGGHLVPGNLVSLCRRCNGTKLDQDPEAFYTPEELSRLQPFLDRQHELFNFVFDWDAWRADPAGYLIGLGVSPTLVGQLLHDEDHPDFLGMPEKDHEASMSVSIGLPPELAKLFEADPPA